In the genome of Cryptomeria japonica unplaced genomic scaffold, Sugi_1.0 HiC_scaffold_1555, whole genome shotgun sequence, the window CTAATTAGGCGGAATTGGACTGGTACATAGGCGACAACTGACATCACAAGAGTCTCAACCAACAGACTTAGAAACATCCAGTTGAACAGGCAGTCTTCCCTTTTCAACTGGCGAGATTTTCGGCATGAATGGTTGTCTTGACCGATATTCTTGGAATAAATTTTGGAGAGCTATTTGAGGTATGATAACAGATTTTTGAATCTGAATTTTTGAGGGAAAGTTGGTCCCAGAacaaaaggctaatatattcacatcttTCATTTTGATTGTGTGTGTTGTTAGTGTGAAAATGATCTTTGTGAATGAAAAGGGTGTAGAGATAGAGTGTGGGAGACAGAGGTATGAATCGGTGAATCTGACACTGATCAGAAGAATAGAGCAcacaaagtggatctatgagacaaaggtagtgtcatcaaacagatcaatcatctttgttgccttctaacaatttcAGCATTGTAAATCCcataacagggtgaaccttaatcagttctttatgtaaaatctcttaaccgagtcacttctgatatgaagttgtaaaatcctctagcaaggtgaactttaatagATTCCAAGGTATTCTTAACCGGATACCAgtcacttctaatagggtgatgTTTTCAGAAAGAActagttgtaagctcttaacagggcactaTTTATCACTACAGTAAAAAAGATTCCAGgttatccccatcgtggttttccccctttaaccaagggtttccacatataattgttAGTGTTATATGattcttatttgtgcatgcaaatctcttttctttgatgttctcttcttccatgattaatgcaatgtgtaagttaatttggaaggatagttgcagactagtcagtttgaatgtttgaaattGTGAATAAATTGTtttgactaattcacccccccacctgtTAGTCACCAGTTAATACTAACATTGAGTGCAAATACAATACCTCCAGCCTCCTTTGCTTTCAAAACTACTAAGAAAATACTTGAGAGATTGCTAGTTTTTGCAACAAAAGTGAATAAAATCTCACTCAAATCCTCACTAGCTGCACTAATTTAGTAAGTTCGTGTGAATTGATACCCGATTTGATGGATATTTGGCATGCATTTAATTTCGGGTCACTCCATTACATGCCACACGAATTACGATAATTACTTGCCATAGTTAGAATTTGAAATCCTGAACTTTCCAAAATATTCCCTTTCTTACCATAATTTTCCCTCCATGATATGTGCACCACTTTTGAATGAGGCCTCAGATTATGAATTTTGAACATTGAACCTTGATccaagaaccaaaaggttcaagtcCAACTCTGAGAAGAAACATAGAACATAACACAAAACAGTCTTCATGGCAACAGAAGACAATGAACAAGCAAAGATAAGACTAACACATTACTAACTtttaaccttgaaccttgaaccaaaaggttcgAGTTTGACATAAACTTTCAACAATAGCGCTCGCCTTTTACCATGAAACAAAGCCGCAAAGACAACTAACTTTAAAGTGGACATTGAACCTGAACTTTGAACTAAGACAAGGTTCAATCAATTAAACTCAAAGGAAGGAAACACACATccaaaaaggaaaataataattaaaggatGACTTTGGaattgaaaatcaaaacaaaaaatggAGGACTAACACATATGTTTAAGTgcattaagatcctaagattgggggcttggttcctcagaattagtgatgtcttatactccttgtgattttgctccacattcctcctcttcttcatttctctttcttctactttaccattagtatttgcataagctcatactcccgctagTGGAGGCTAAATaaagcatcctaaattgtactcccttacaatttagaccACATTTAGGACCCTCACCTTAGTATTCGCATCCCTGTGTTTGACTACGACCCATTTATGCTCACATAATACAAATATAGTATTAATATTACATTTTACCTTGCATTGCCCTGTTATCCTATCCCCATATTAGGTTAGGACTAGGGTGTGTtgccttggtcctcactgggaccatggcaccacataatggtcctccctaattaggccctattttaaACCAATtcacccatctcaaatttgagtagGAAACCTTTCTCTGTGTCAGcttatgtcagaaaattaacataTTTTCTTAATAGGCAATTATATAaagaggctttcccctctcattttgagataCAAAGATGATATAGTAAAATTGGAGagaacaagcaatcaagcaatcaggcattcaagaattcatcatcaagaatttttaAAGGTCttcttcaagaagcaaagcatcattatcagtcattgcagatctgaggtatatctttccatatatctttccattatttatctcAGTATTAGCaaaatttcattcaaggttgattactcaactggggtttgacttaggcaaacccctattcacaaAACTTAAGCATAATATCTCAAAATTTGAAAGATACAAACTCCACATATGCCATGAATACTGCAATACAAAAACTCAAAGAGATAAAACAATTATAACCATAACAACTAACGCCAAATTATTAAgcatcaaataattgaatttaatctCAATTTTGTTTCCTTTGATCCCTTTAAAGACATGCCTACTATGCAAGAAATAAGGATTAAACAAATTTGAGGTCTTACTCAAGATATGAGAAATATTAACTAGTAGAAGAAGATAAACAGAATAAAACTCTTTGGAGCCTCCTTGATCAAGATTGGATAAAATGTAATTTTGATAGGTGCTCCAAGGGTAGCCCTGGACAAGCTAGTGCAGGTGTTGTTTTGAAACACCGTAAAGGGAGACTTATTGAATGCACTGCTAAGTTCTTAGGAATAAAATCTAACAACTTTGTTGAAGCCACTACTCCCTCAGACGGTATAAAGCTTGCTAAAGATTTTGGTTTTACCAAGGTTGTGGTGGAAGTAGATTCAAAGCTAATAGTTGACatattaaaagaataaattataggCCCATGGGAGATCAGATCCCCAATGAGAGAAAGTCTGAAAATTCTTAAGGATTTTTCACAACTCAAAGTTTAGTATATATTTTGAGAAGGAAACCAGGTTGCTGATTACATTGCTAACGAGGGCCtaaagattcaaacctagagccATTGGAGAAACGATTTCGTCCATcaaaatatacataaaataattTTGAATGAAGTGGGGTCAATATAATGGAAAACAAGCTTTTCAGGTGATTGCTTCTGGTCTATGAGAATTGATAGATGGATGATGATTGGGTGCTTGTTGTGTTAATTGTTGTTAGTTCTCTGTTAGCTAGTTTTTTTGTTGTTGCTAGTTAGTTTTTTTGTTAAGAGTTATCACATATTCCTAGTTCTACTAACTTGTTAACAACTTGCATAAATATACATTTCTAAAAAGTCAAATTAAGTCAACATCTTTAGATGAATTGGAAAGCCTAAGTCAATAAAAAGACACAAAATGCAATAGTAAGATTGCCATACCATATTGATTTGTCAATTGTCCTAAATGCTCCACCTACTAAAACTTTGTAATAACCCAAAACATCACACCATTGACAAAAACATGACACATTAGGTCTCTTGTTGGTGTTGCTCTAAATGATTTAAGATGAAAAGTCTAAATTGGATGCAAACAAGTATTTAAATTTGGTAGGTGGTGGTTAATTTGATTTTCTAAAATGTGAAAATGGAAATTAACAAAAATAACTACGAACGCTTTCACGAGAATCCCACAGCAGATTTCAAGCTAATTACTATAATATGAATAGTATTAAAACAGTCTTCAGCAGATTTCAAGCTAATTATTATCATATGAATAGTATTAAAACAGTCTTCATCGGCGACCGGAATTCTGACATGCGTCTGGAGATGTCCAGAGCACATCCTTGCCTTTACCTAGCTTTTCTTGTTGCTTATATTTCTCCCAGTCGGAAAGAGTATTTCTCAAATCAATAACCTTGGCCTTCAATCCGAGTTCACAACAGTTGGCATGCATGGTACAAACCGAGTTCACATCTTTCGTTCTTTCACAGTACCCGCCAAAATATTTAGTGTCAAGGAATTCGAATTTAAGTCGCCTGCGTTTGAACTCGTACCATTTCAGTAGGTTCAACACTTGTTGCTCATTTTTACGGGGATAATCTTTCCTAGAGCGATACCAAAAGTTGAAAAAATCAACTGTCTTTTCATTGGAGCGAACATACATGAATCCTGCGTTGGGCTTATTGTAGGGATTAGTTGCTTTCCTTCTATAACGATCTGATGCTACTTGGAAGTCTGCCTTGGATGAGAATTTAGTAAAGGGATCTCGAAACCACATAATATCCGCATCCTggataataataatataatctgAATTATTCTGATAAAAAATCAGGAAATATGATATAAATTTACTGTACAATTTTCTCCAAACCCTTAACGAACATGAAAACCTAACTTACCGAGAAAACGAAGTTATATCCTCGCTCCAACACTTGTCCGAAGAAACGAAGCCTTCTCCACATCATTTTCAAATAACCTCGAGTCATGTAAAGATTTTCTCCCGAGAAATCGACTCCCTCTGTTTTCATCAGATAACAATGCGGATGAATTTCCCGGCAGCGATTGAGCGCCTTCTCATCTACGGCAACAATCAACAAATTTCTCAACAACGCCTCGGTTCCGTTACCGATGTGGAAACTTTTCAGGAATAAATCCACCATGCTATTGTTCTGCGCCCACGCCGCATTCAGAGTCGTGATTATAACGGTTTTCTCCTGGTTCGCCGCTTTTGAAAGGCTTACTTTTAGCTCGTCTGTAACATTTGATGAATTATAAGGAGGCTGCGAGAAACAGAGGAAACTGTAAATCAGTGCAGGGCTCTAAATCACACCTATTTGTGAACTGTTAATTTTATATTGAAATCTTATAAATTAGCATAGACATCTTTAGTACACCTCTCTAAAAGCAGGGgaaaattatattttcaataatTTACCTTATAGAAGATTCAGAACTAGTGTCTCTTTAGATCTATTTAAAATATCTTTGCAATTTCAAAAACTATTTGTGAAATCATGCGTATTTATTTttgaattaatatttatttcagtgattcatgatattgagaaattgaATTGCATATATAATCTATAAAAGAGGCAGAGATAGATCACTGTAATTCAATTCTTTACTGTATTCTTTCTGAATTACAAAATATGATCTAAAAcattaatttatatacataaaattaATTACAGAAACTTCTGTATATCACTATAATTCAATTCTTCACTGTACTCTTTCTGATTATAGATTAGAAAGGAACACACAATTAATTACAGACATAATCCTGTCGAAAAACTAAGGTCAGTTATGCCTATTGCAGTTAATGATGAATTAAAAAGGTGAGAATATCTTACAATATCTGGATCTTTTGCATGCAAATCGTCCATCTCTGAAGGGAAGAGCTTTTGCATGCTGATGAGAATCGGAGTGAAGGAAGCCTGGAGTTGTTCATCAATAGCAATGGACACAAATCCCACCACTATTATTAAGGAAGCCAGAAATGCAGTCACCGTCCTCACGACCCTCTGATTAACCCCTTTCATGCTGGCCTGCACAGAGATTTACTCAATTCCCCCTATTTGTATCCTGGAAAGCGGTTCTCTgtgttaaattaatatttttaaggcACATAAGAACGCCACGTAGGTTGCAGGAAGTTGCAGAGAAACATTAACCTGGTTTCCACTCTCCACGAAGTCAAGAGGAGAGTCAAGAGGAGAGGATAAGGAAACTACAAATGGTAGGTCCATCAAGGCCGCTGCCTCGAAAGACATAGAAATCACGGATTACAAGGATTTGTATTTTCCCTTTATCGCTTTGCTTTGTTTTGACTATAAATTTCCACCACAAGAAGACACAAAAAGGTTTAGTTTATGTGTTGTATAGGATTCCACCGATAAGACGGGTGCGCCTGCCTTAGAAAACATCTAGGTATTTGATTTTACGGAAGGGTGTTGAATTTTTCCTAATGGGCTCAGTCCTTGAAGAGAATCTTTTTCAGATAGGCTATATACATACTCTATTTAAATATTATGTCAtgaattaataattttatattttattaatatatttattctgTGTAATGGTCAAAATTGATTTTGGATTATTAAAATGAATTgatgtttaaaaataattttatatatctAATCTCACATGTCGTTGTTCATTAAAATAGTTTTTATTACATAAATTATTTAAAAACTTCCAATCTACATTATTGACTTTCTTAAACATACATAAAAGTATATCTTTGAGTATAAATATGTCCAATtgcatatataatatatttattatgtgTAATGGTCAAAATTGATTTTGGATTATTAAAATGAATgatgtttaaaaataattttatttatctaATCTCACATGTCATTGTTCATTAAAAGAGTTTTTTATTACATAAATTATTTAAATACTTTCAATATACATCATTGACTTTCTTAAACATACATAAAAGTATATCTTTGAGTATAGAAATGTCCAATTGCATTTATAAAATTCTCATAGACATTTTCTATGGGTTATGATATTTATGATaaatgttcttttgaggatgtaatatatttttattatatcttTCATAAAAACAAAATGTTTGATTCAATGGGGAGTGGGAATGGGGTCAATAATAGAGGAAAGAGGGTTTttaaacttttgtgcaaaggtaaaagggataaccatggtcaaagcaataaatgtttgaggagacacattggtgcaagtggaattaaccataaatggttatgtaagagccattaatggtcatgtaagagccattagtggtttggaagactttagagggttggcttgttgaacacataaaacatttaatgtttttcaaagactttgaaggctttcaaaagtgactccaagttgcttagcaatgcgacaataattaggggatggattaggctagtTAGAAAGGGGTtacaagaatctagaaggggattaggcttgcaagtgggtttggtgggtgagggaaaataagatttttattaaaataaaattcatttattttaacaaataggtgcaagttgcatttttaggagaatgcaaatgggggggatttaatgatttaaataaatgtttttaatttatttatttcaaagaggaaaggggattaaatgaaataaataggatttattcatttaattgattttgaatttagtttaatgaattaattaaaataaattgagtaatttatttaattaataggagaatatggGCCGTTGCCCTCCCACCCTAAAGTTCGGATGCTGGTATCTTATATACGAATATGTAATGCACGTTTCAATGTTTTGGATGGAGTCACCGGTACCGGAGATAACCCTGCATTGGTGCACCGGCTGTCGAGaaatttggagatgaattaattaaatgttaatttaattaactattggctagtgggcttttaatcaaataaatatcaaatatttatttaaataaactggacagatttatgtgactacattttcccctctttgacatGGTGcagtttattgcgtcgtttcaaagaaagaaaaataggtgtgaaaaaatatgccccataaaatattaatttaatgggtggtatgcccccccGAGAAATGggccaaaaattttcaaaaaattaggcgatctctcaaaaaagaatgaaaattggcaggatgatagaagagaagaatttagcaatactggtgaaaaatagaagaaatcagagataaaatggagaaatgggaggctctagaagttcacggggaccacagtgGTGAAcgagggaaaattagggttacaacgaagggtatatatggggggaaaggggtgaaaacaagctcatttgcattcgcgtccatagtgaaatttgagctctgatagtgacctatTGAAAGAGAAAGCAACAATTaggatgtcggttcccatagcaAAGCATCAGCTAGAGTGAGTGCGTCGATTCCAACAGCTAGACGACTACGGACCAAtgatatgtgaatttgaatttttgaatttcatgcatttttgataggttttttagcttgtccaagttgagtcaacacaatagcgctaaaactatgctTTGGTGCTATTGTCAACTAAATTAGCATTATTGTGCCACTATAGCGCTATTGCGtagtggttttagtgcttttgtcaagggtagcgctattgcatagttgatttagcgcttttgtttgtttAGCGCGATTGAGTGGTTGATTGAACATTGTTGTGATGAGGTAGCACTATTGTATAGGCAATGTAGTGCTATTGttggttttagcgctattgcatagttgagGTAGCGATTTTGTAAGCATATTAGTGATGTTGTAAGCATATTAGTGCTGTTGTGTTCAGAATAGTGCTTTTGTTAGAaaaaatagatgccctagtgtgTTTGAACAAGAATCTCCTGAttccaatgatggatggatggagatgtgagatgAGAGTTGTTTTAAACCATAGCAGTTTTGATGAGACCTAGGCcattaggataaatgtttgttgtagtctaggtgtgccatgattgcttacttgttaaGACCTGAAGATACtggatcagagtatctgttgatagtctaggtttaaactttaagaaagtttgaaacaaaacaactgatgatgatggttgatgcatgtgtgtaggaggatcttcgcatCTTACAGATGCGCGAGAGGCCTCCCGCCACACAGGTGTTGCGTGAGTGGTTGACAGAGGCTGAGGTGGATTGCATTGTAGCAATAGGCCtgtatgatgtgatgtatatgcccgaGATTCGGAtgaatcttgatttgattatagcattggtagagcgatggcatagtgagacgtgTACGTTTCACTTAACACAAGGGGAGATGACAGTTACAGTGTAGGATGTAAGGCTCATGTTGcacattcccattcgaggagagTTGGTGACATATGACCAATCTTGGGGGATAGTGGCGATACAGTAGTTTTTTGAGGAGGATATCTTTATTGATGAAGGGTCGGTggcttgggaggatatagcggcattgTACGAGCCATTACTAGCTGTGTTATcaaggattgttgggggactgTTATGTCTAGATTGATGATCGCATGGACTTGtcgttggttggggtcaggtgattgagcagatgatgacaAAGGGGACCCGGTTTtcatggggaccatgcatgctatcgcacttatatcaagagctacatgaggtagcataccaAGGGATGAGCTCagtgggagtggggatcactcttcttcatatttgggtgtgggagcacttACCTATCACCCAACTAGCTAGACTGAGATTTAGGATAGTGGACcagccctatgtatacatgtatagcggtatgatgagtcatccctacctggggaagttagagtggtggcggtgggcacaggatgatttggatatagtgatctggaggccatacattgagtgtgagccctaggaggatgatgcagaggcgttatcgtatgtgtttatgacaggatatctcattggtaggacaacctacaatgttgAGGACAGCTTCCGGGCAGAGTTCTGAGATAGTTTGGATGGAGGCAAGGATTGCCAAGGGGATCTAGAGAGTATGTTAGGGTGGTCTGAGAGAGGTACCTATGGGGGCCAGTATTACCTTATGATCAGGTGTTAGCAGAGTTTCGGACTCTACAGGCAAGACCATGGTATATGTGACTGAAGATTATAGATGCAGGGGTGTCAAAGGAGTACACACAGTATATTGTAGCACATTCAATTCCTCGGATATCAGATTTGATGAAGctgattctagattttgaggaggataggggaccgagatggaggaggagaggaggtcaaggaCCTGTATTAGGTGGATGGGGGAGAGGTGAAGGAGGAGGATAGGAtggtggaggaggggatggaggaggagtgGGGGATGGAGGAgggggtggtggaggaggtgggggTAGTGGATTTGGAGGAGAAGGTGGGGGTAGTGGATAGTTGTGGCGGAGAGGGAGAGGCATTTTGCCATTGTAGATATCAcggggacctttgatgcagggaggagtcagattaggtggtagAGATATGGGGGAGGTGGAGGTACCTATGGATAcaagggagggagccactagagagggagctacaggtgaggcacctatggatatgggggagggagaccTACAGgagcatatgatattacatttgcagactcGACTTACAATAGCCAAGGCACGGGTGGAGGATATGGAGGTGGAGGTTGTAGCTAGAGATGTTTAGCTATTTGCAAGGGATTCAGAGTTGACGgtagtgctgcgggagagggatgatgcagtggagagattggtggagctgcaggagagagtacgGGTTGGTGTAGGAGCACAAGGTCCTACTagagaggtgatgagggagatttgGCGAGCATAGGCTGAGATAGATTACTGGCGTGGTCTATATGAGCAGGAGGTGTCATCTAGTCGATGAgcactgagttattcacagatgcgtTGGGAGAGAGTAGAGTGGTCTTAGAGGATACAAagaagtggtggtgtgatgggtcctccacgaagagatagatcaggtggtgcagggaGTAGTGGGGGAGCGGGTGGTGATAGTGGGGTagcatctagtcagagtggcatctgagagagcattttgtatgttattacatttgacattttggactgtgtcttggatggttCTTGGTAGCCGATAcgttggacttcattgtactctaatacatgtatTTTTTTGgcaatatgatatgatatatgaggagatcccatattttgtgatgatatgcatgttgattatgtatggatttatgcaggatgatgatcttatgattttatgcttagatggatagttGTACTTGCTAGATGTGTTTCTAAggtgattcctatatgcatgtttttataatgatttattcctacatgatgtctatatgcgtgttttatgatgtgatgctaacatgtggattgTAGGTTTATATATGCATGATCTGTTGATGTAATCCTTTATGGATGTAATGCCATGataatgatgtatgcataatgaaatgatgctaatgatgataTAGACAAGTTCTTGTGCTTTATGGGGATATGATGaggagataatgatatgcaatgatgtttgatgtaatgtgatgatttgatgatttatgtAAATACCGTTAGATGGTTtgtaaatgaatgcaatatggataaacaaatgtaaagtacaaatgtttatatgatgatttctaacTGAATGCATATggaaaatgtataaaccaatgttaaAACAAATGGTTTTATTATGATTCGAAATGTTAgtaaaatatgactaagtgaaatgataatgcaactcatgggtaataaataattgcaccttaatgcaattaaaaaggataatgaatacaatataatgaatcctaaatgaaatgaatgagtataagaatatactagatggataaatgaatgcatttagctaatggatagataaataaatgcatgcaattatggaaatctaaacaaatgtacgGTAAACAAgtgtaaatgatgataaatgatgatttgtGAATGATATTTAAATGAATGCACAGTAATGGTTAATACTGGTATGAAATTGCAATGATGAGAAATTTatcatacaaatgaatctaaatgtcgcAATTtgtgaaatgatgaaatgatataatgatactaatgcaagtaaatgataatgaactgtttgtatttaaaatgcaactaaatgatattaaatgcactctaaTGAATATTTAGGACTTGAATAAACCTATatgcaagtacatgataatgaactaggtTTATGCAAATGTAGTTAAATGTAATAAAAtgatgatgaatgcaaggttgtttagactttgcatgatgcattgatgatgtatcagagaactctgtcatgattgtatccaagaccaattcatttgtcccataacttctcatattaactttgttcacacttgcatacaaaaccatgcatatgaataatgaatgattaaatggatgggtgatatgcaatgcaatgcaatataaacaaatgagattgaatgacgatccatagtgcttgattttcatcattgagcatggtaatatCGAATTTGGATTAGGTAGTacgaaccaaggatggagcattgtacctacaaacaaacaacataaaataaagaataaagaacatggaccctccataatggttcatgctcatatggttgaggtatacgctgtagtcagcaacccatagtgatctatgactatattttgcatgagatcacatagcttagtgaacttcccacgtagacaccattagtacatgccccagaacttcattggaataaattgcagaagatacacaaacaaagcTTAGGAACCATCTTGGCTATCctaatcacttatggatatcccggagtagcgtaggaacctgatataaataaataaataatgtatcaaactaaccaagtacttgataggttaaacaaaaatttcttgtcaaaaaaaatgttatcttgtctttgttttgggtaaggaagtttgggtaaggaaggatgcatccttgttaagacaattaGCATGtcaatgttgattgtttggtcgatgtgataagtgatcattgtttgagtatttcacaatgtttgcttGGTGTCGGCTTGGGTGCGTATGTACAACGCgttgttgtgttgttgattgatttttgatgttttatcgagtttttgaatttttgtgagatagttttccaatgtttttggtattttgaggattgttttgaatgtttttggatttttgtgagatagttttccaatgtttttggtattttgaggatttttttgaatgtttttggattttgtgagatagttttgaatgaagaacccaatgaatcacaagtaatgtagaatccacttacatcaataggttaagagcattgcccctagtttagacatgactatgaaaaagcaggatgcaagacacatgaagtactatccttgattgcagatgagtaacaagccatggtttgaatgatggttgagtggatgcaatgaatgtgatcgcaacaagtctaaaagacaatggagccatagcctttacaagtagcgcctgtttgccaagttttcaccctcgtacttacccaaggtgccaccagagtggttgttcaccatttggatgcatgatttttcttgacttttttttttttttttgcgttttcttcaagacatttatttgattgtttttggtgttttttcggTATGCATTAGAGTCTGATGCTCTATACAgtttaggtataaaaccttttgaggtgcatgttgttgatcggatctactagtggttctccttctgaggTAGCCAACTGATATTCCCCGGACCCAAATATAGCACTGATAAAATATGGACCTAGCTAGttagattcaaactttccctgatgttctcggttgggttggttacgaggattctctcgaagaacaagatcacctacctcaaatgtatgcggtctaactcgatgattatagcttctgctcattcgctgctgataggctttgaggtgattatatgcagcttgtcatttctcatcaaggagctctaaatcttggagacgtgagactctgtatgcttcatcatctatcatattatgcaaggaaacctgtagagatggtatctcaacctcaaa includes:
- the LOC131073454 gene encoding uncharacterized protein At4g15970, whose amino-acid sequence is MKGVNQRVVRTVTAFLASLIIVVGFVSIAIDEQLQASFTPILISMQKLFPSEMDDLHAKDPDIPPYNSSNVTDELKVSLSKAANQEKTVIITTLNAAWAQNNSMVDLFLKSFHIGNGTEALLRNLLIVAVDEKALNRCREIHPHCYLMKTEGVDFSGENLYMTRGYLKMMWRRLRFFGQVLERGYNFVFSDADIMWFRDPFTKFSSKADFQVASDRYRRKATNPYNKPNAGFMYVRSNEKTVDFFNFWYRSRKDYPRKNEQQVLNLLKWYEFKRRRLKFEFLDTKYFGGYCERTKDVNSVCTMHANCCELGLKAKVIDLRNTLSDWEKYKQQEKLGKGKDVLWTSPDACQNSGRR